One genomic segment of Suncus etruscus isolate mSunEtr1 chromosome 15, mSunEtr1.pri.cur, whole genome shotgun sequence includes these proteins:
- the PLAGL1 gene encoding zinc finger protein PLAGL1, with translation MATYPCQLCGKMFLTLEKFTVHSYSHSRERPFKCLQPECGKAFVSRYKLMRHMATHSPQKAHQCAHCEKTFNRKDHLKNHLQTHDPNKMAFGCEECGKKYNTMLGYKRHLALHAASSGDLTCGVCALELKSTEVLLDHLKAHAEEKPHGATKEKKHQCDHCERCFYTRKDVRRHLVVHTGCKDFLCQFCAQRFGRKDHLTRHTKKTHSQELLKESLKPGDLLGTLHAISPQFQLKGAATLAPFPLGAPVQNGLANNLPTEVHSHPHNLSEQPMMPLPEPLMPLHQVASPNSPPPMQNHKYITTGATSYAPLANLPLKTETKPYCSMNLLEDLPLQEPQSPHKLSPGFDMGKGSAGKINLPKELSPDAVNLTLPASLDLSPLLGFWQLPPATQNGFGNSSLAMGPGEALPHRLSCLGQQQQDPSLGMGTMSLGQLALPPLPHVFSAPSGPAILPHFHHAFR, from the exons ATGGCCACCTACCCCTGCCAGTTATGTGGCAAGATGTTCCTCACCCTGGAGAAGTTCACTGTCCACAGTTATTCCCACTCCAGGGAACGACCTTTCAAGTGCTTGCAGCCAGAGTGTGGCAAAGCCTTCGTCTCCAGATATAAATTAATGAG GCACATGGCGACCCATTCACCCCAAAAAGCTCACCAGTGTGCTCACTGCGAGAAGACCTTCAATAGGAAAGACCATCTGAAGAACCACCTCCAGACCCATGACCCCAACAAAATGGCCTTTGGGTGTGAGGAGTGTGGGAAGAAGTACAACACCATGCTGGGCTACAAAAGGCACCTGGCCCTCCACGCGGCCAGCAGTGGCGACCTCACTTGTGGGGTCTGTGCCTTAGAGCTCAAGAGCACCGAGGTGCTTCTTGACCACCTGAAAGCCCATGCTGAAGAGAAGCCCCATGGGGCAACCAAGGAGAAGAAGCACCAGTGTGACCACTGTGAGAGATGCTTCTACACCCGCAAAGATGTCCGGCGCCACCTGGTGGTCCACACAGGATGCAAGGATTTCCTGTGCCAGTTTTGTGCCCAGAGATTTGGGCGCAAAGATCACCTCACCCGCCACACCAAGAAGACACACTCGCAGGAGCTGTTGAAAGAGAGTCTGAAACCTGGGGATCTTCTGGGCACCTTGCATGCGATCTCCCCCCAGTTCCAGCTGAAGGGTGCTGCCACTTTGGCTCCTTTCCCTTTAGGGGCTCCTGTCCAGAATGGGCTTGCAAATAATTTGCCAACTGAGGTGCACAGCCACCCCCATAATCTCTCAGAGCAGCCTATGATGCCTCTGCCTGAGCCTCTGATGCCCCTTCACCAGGTGGCATCTCCCAACTCTCCTCCCCCCATGCAGAATCACAAGTACATCACCACCGGTGCTACCTCTTATGCTCCACTGGCAAATCTGCCTCTCAAAACCGAGACAAAACCATACTGCAGCATGAATTTGCTGGAGGACTTGCCTCTGCAAGAGCCTCAGTCACCTCACAAGCTCAGCCCAGGTTTTGATATGGGGAAGGGGAGCGCTGGCAAAATTAATCTGCCCAAAGAGCTCTCCCCAGATGCTGTGAACCTAACCCTACCTGCCTCTTTGGATCTCTCTCCACTGCTGGGTTTTTGGCAGCTGCCCCCTGCTACCCAAAATGGTTTTGGGAACAGCAGTCTTGCCATGGGGCCGGGGGAGGCTCTGCCCCATAGATTAAGCTGTCTGGGGCAGCAGCAGCAAGATCCATCACTAGGCATGGGCACTATGAGCCTGGGCCAGCTGGCCCTGCCACCTCTCCCCCATGTGTTCTCGGCCCCCTCAGGCCCGGCTATCCTGCCCCATTTCCACCATGCATTCAGATGA